In one window of Nitrospirota bacterium DNA:
- the leuS gene encoding leucine--tRNA ligase — protein sequence MEKYEPGKVELKWQAYWEERGIFNSVVDEKKEKFYCLEMFPYPSGRIHMGHVRNYAIGDVIARYKRMKGFNVLHPMGWDAFGLPAENAAITHGLHPAKWTYENIEYMKTQLKRMGFSYDWSRELTTCSPEYYKWNQWFFLKMFERGLAYRKASFVNWCPSCVTVLANEQVIDDRCWRCDSEVVQKELEQWFLKITAYAEELLEGCDELVDGWPEHVLAMQRNWIGRSEGVEMDFPLAEGEGAIKIYTTRPDTLWGATFLCLAPTHPLAVSLVRDRAGLDFIRSKYGVMEEKHGLFTGQHAINPVNGERIPIYIANFVLTEYGTGAIMSVPAHDQRDFEFAQQYGLPVRVVIVPRNGELEEPIQQAYEGEGILINSGQFSGMKSKDAIKEISGYIEEKGLGRRVVNYRLRDWGVSRQRYWGTPIPIIYCDKCGTVPMPEEDLPVVLPEDVKLTATGTSPLQASEDFIRTECPACGATARRETDTMDTFVDSSWYFLRYCSGKDEEPLNKENIAYWMPVDQYIGGVEHAVLHLLYSRFFTRVLRDSGIVAVNEPFTNLLTQGMVCKETLKCPEHGWLFPHEVNDGRCIKCGLRIERGRVEKMSKSKKNVVDPDYLIKRYGSDTSRLFILFAAPPDKDLEWSDKGIEGAYRFLGRIWTLVSRDAKKIKAAKSQEVSLIHNNLQPATRNSQLFRKTHQTIKKVTTDIEKRLQFNTAIASMMELFNEVSAFTPETDNDWAVLRFSIKNILLMLSPFTPHLAEELWEVMGERRSILEHDWPEWDEDATREEEIELVIQVNGKVRAKTMAPAGLDDERIREMALGEPKIKKLIEGRTVRKVIVVKGKLVNIVVA from the coding sequence TTGGAGAAATATGAACCTGGGAAGGTAGAACTCAAGTGGCAGGCCTACTGGGAGGAAAGAGGCATTTTCAACTCCGTTGTTGATGAGAAGAAAGAGAAGTTTTACTGTCTCGAGATGTTCCCGTATCCATCGGGCAGGATTCATATGGGGCATGTGCGAAATTACGCAATAGGTGATGTCATTGCAAGATACAAGAGGATGAAGGGATTTAATGTGCTGCATCCGATGGGATGGGATGCCTTTGGCCTGCCCGCGGAAAATGCCGCCATAACCCACGGTCTTCACCCTGCAAAATGGACGTATGAAAATATAGAGTACATGAAGACCCAGCTTAAGCGGATGGGATTCAGCTATGACTGGTCTCGGGAGCTGACCACCTGCAGCCCTGAATATTATAAGTGGAACCAGTGGTTTTTCCTGAAGATGTTTGAAAGGGGGCTTGCCTACAGAAAGGCGTCCTTTGTTAACTGGTGTCCTTCCTGTGTGACGGTGCTTGCAAATGAGCAGGTTATTGATGACAGGTGCTGGAGGTGTGACAGTGAGGTGGTTCAGAAAGAACTGGAGCAGTGGTTTCTTAAAATTACCGCATATGCAGAAGAGCTGCTTGAGGGCTGTGATGAGCTCGTTGATGGATGGCCTGAACATGTCCTGGCAATGCAGCGCAACTGGATAGGCAGGAGCGAGGGGGTTGAGATGGACTTTCCCCTCGCTGAAGGGGAGGGCGCTATAAAAATATACACCACGAGACCTGATACCCTCTGGGGCGCTACCTTTCTCTGTCTCGCACCTACGCATCCCCTTGCGGTGTCACTTGTGAGAGACCGGGCCGGACTTGATTTTATAAGGTCAAAATATGGGGTGATGGAGGAAAAACATGGTCTTTTTACAGGCCAACATGCCATCAACCCCGTAAACGGCGAAAGGATTCCCATCTATATTGCCAACTTTGTCCTGACAGAGTATGGCACAGGCGCCATAATGTCAGTACCGGCCCATGATCAGCGGGATTTTGAATTTGCACAGCAATACGGGCTTCCGGTCAGGGTGGTTATTGTCCCTCGGAATGGGGAGCTTGAAGAGCCCATACAGCAGGCATACGAGGGTGAAGGAATCCTCATAAATTCAGGACAGTTTTCGGGTATGAAGAGCAAGGATGCCATAAAGGAGATTTCAGGATACATTGAGGAAAAAGGCCTGGGCAGGAGGGTTGTTAATTACCGTCTGCGGGACTGGGGGGTGTCAAGGCAGAGATACTGGGGGACGCCGATACCGATTATTTACTGTGATAAATGCGGTACAGTCCCTATGCCGGAAGAGGACCTGCCGGTAGTGCTGCCCGAGGATGTGAAGTTGACGGCTACAGGGACTTCTCCGCTGCAGGCCTCAGAGGATTTTATCAGGACGGAATGCCCTGCCTGCGGCGCAACTGCCCGGCGGGAAACCGACACCATGGATACATTTGTTGATTCATCCTGGTATTTCCTGAGATATTGCTCAGGAAAGGACGAAGAACCCCTAAATAAGGAAAATATAGCCTACTGGATGCCTGTTGACCAGTATATCGGCGGGGTGGAGCATGCCGTGCTGCACCTTCTGTATTCGCGGTTTTTCACAAGGGTTTTAAGGGATTCGGGCATAGTCGCGGTTAACGAGCCTTTCACTAATCTTTTGACCCAGGGGATGGTTTGCAAGGAGACCCTCAAGTGCCCTGAGCATGGATGGCTCTTTCCCCATGAGGTCAATGACGGCAGGTGTATAAAGTGCGGACTGCGGATTGAGCGGGGCAGGGTGGAGAAGATGTCAAAGTCAAAGAAGAATGTAGTTGATCCGGATTACCTTATAAAAAGATACGGCTCTGATACGTCAAGGCTCTTTATCCTCTTTGCCGCCCCACCGGACAAGGACCTGGAATGGTCGGATAAGGGGATAGAGGGAGCCTACAGGTTTTTAGGCAGAATCTGGACACTTGTAAGCAGGGATGCAAAAAAAATAAAGGCTGCAAAGAGCCAGGAAGTTAGCCTTATACATAACAACCTGCAACCCGCAACCCGCAACTCGCAACTATTCCGTAAGACCCATCAGACAATCAAAAAAGTAACCACAGACATAGAAAAAAGACTCCAGTTCAATACCGCCATAGCTTCAATGATGGAGCTCTTTAACGAGGTATCCGCCTTTACCCCTGAGACTGACAATGACTGGGCTGTTCTCAGATTCAGTATTAAAAATATACTTTTAATGTTGAGCCCCTTCACTCCTCATCTGGCTGAAGAATTATGGGAGGTCATGGGTGAGAGGCGGAGCATACTTGAGCATGATTGGCCTGAGTGGGATGAAGATGCGACAAGGGAAGAGGAGATAGAGCTGGTTATCCAGGTCAACGGGAAGGTGAGGGCAAAGACAATGGCGCCTGCGGGTCTTGATGATGAAAGGATAAGGGAGATGGCCCTTGGTGAGCCGAAGATAAAGAAGCTGATAGAGGGCAGGACGGTCAGGAAGGTTATCGTGGTAAAGGGAAAACTGGTGAATATAGTTGTTGCCTGA
- the tadA gene encoding tRNA adenosine(34) deaminase TadA, translating into MKDMEYMQLALEEARKAFELDEVPVGALVVKGGIILSRTHNLMEALQDPTAHAEVLAIKEAADKLESWRLEGATLYVTKEPCPMCAGAIVNARLSRVVYGCRDDRGGAVDSLYHILSDKRLNHQTEVVSEVLSEESAGLLRSFFRGKRKRAMEL; encoded by the coding sequence ATGAAAGACATGGAATATATGCAATTAGCCCTTGAGGAGGCCCGAAAGGCCTTTGAGCTGGATGAGGTGCCGGTTGGTGCCTTGGTGGTCAAAGGGGGTATAATCCTTTCAAGGACACATAACCTGATGGAGGCCCTCCAGGACCCGACTGCACATGCAGAGGTCCTTGCAATCAAGGAGGCTGCAGACAAGCTTGAGAGCTGGAGGCTTGAAGGGGCTACCCTCTATGTCACAAAAGAGCCCTGTCCCATGTGTGCCGGCGCGATTGTAAACGCGAGGCTCTCCAGGGTTGTATACGGCTGCAGGGATGACAGGGGCGGGGCTGTGGACAGCCTCTATCATATCCTGTCGGATAAGAGGCTTAACCATCAGACAGAGGTAGTCTCAGAAGTACTGTCAGAGGAGTCGGCAGGGCTCTTGAGGAGTTTCTTCAGGGGCAAGAGGAAAAGAGCCATGGAGTTATGA
- a CDS encoding DNA gyrase inhibitor YacG, which produces MKIRCPICKTITTWEENPCRPFCSERCKVIDLGTWAAEEYSIPDSNAGMNDNEEPPLETA; this is translated from the coding sequence ATGAAAATCAGGTGTCCAATATGCAAAACCATCACCACATGGGAGGAAAATCCATGCAGACCTTTCTGCTCGGAAAGGTGCAAGGTGATTGATCTTGGGACGTGGGCGGCGGAAGAATACAGCATACCGGACAGCAATGCCGGTATGAATGACAATGAAGAACCTCCCCTGGAAACTGCATAG
- a CDS encoding Gx transporter family protein, with protein MQSQDRLRIAILAAYAIGLHGLERMIPAPVPWLRFGFANIITLTALILYGLRVAMTITLIRILIVSLFTGSFLGPGFVLSLGGGVASTLIMGGAYSLFSGIFSPVGIGLIGAMAHNLTQLSLAYLLFIRRMEAILFVAPLILFLGIITGMINGMASGLLLKKLGEKITVTKLNPKTKKEEKI; from the coding sequence ATGCAATCTCAGGATAGATTAAGGATAGCAATACTTGCAGCATATGCGATCGGACTCCATGGCCTTGAAAGAATGATCCCGGCCCCTGTGCCCTGGTTGAGGTTCGGCTTTGCAAATATCATAACACTGACGGCCCTCATCCTGTACGGCCTCAGGGTAGCCATGACAATAACCCTGATACGCATACTTATAGTCTCTCTCTTTACAGGGAGTTTTTTAGGTCCAGGCTTTGTCCTGAGCCTTGGCGGAGGTGTTGCAAGCACATTAATCATGGGCGGGGCATACTCCCTCTTTTCAGGCATATTCAGCCCCGTGGGAATCGGCCTTATCGGGGCAATGGCACATAACCTTACACAGCTCAGCCTTGCCTATCTGCTCTTCATCCGCCGCATGGAGGCCATACTCTTCGTTGCACCTCTGATACTATTTCTTGGTATAATAACAGGTATGATTAACGGTATGGCCTCCGGACTACTTTTAAAAAAATTAGGTGAAAAAATAACTGTAACTAAATTAAATCCAAAAACAAAAAAGGAAGAAAAGATATGA
- a CDS encoding NusG domain II-containing protein — MEFNSQPATRNPQLVVPRNSQPATICEAGLSLLKETFKEITIYDWALFVALILLSLSGLFLVKGLALSGNTATIEVNGKLIYRLSLNEDKTVEVHGPVGVTRIEVKAGKIRITDSPCPNKLCIRQGWIERGAIICLPNRVVVTIGGDTMGEVDAISG; from the coding sequence ATGGAATTTAACTCGCAACCCGCAACCCGCAACCCGCAACTTGTTGTACCCCGTAACTCGCAACCCGCAACTATTTGTGAGGCAGGATTGAGTTTATTAAAAGAAACCTTTAAGGAGATCACAATATACGACTGGGCCTTATTCGTTGCACTCATACTACTTTCACTTTCAGGGCTATTCCTTGTCAAAGGGCTTGCCTTATCCGGTAATACAGCAACTATTGAGGTCAATGGAAAACTCATTTACAGGCTCTCCCTTAATGAAGACAAAACTGTTGAGGTTCACGGTCCGGTTGGCGTTACCAGGATCGAGGTAAAAGCGGGAAAGATACGTATAACGGACTCACCCTGCCCGAATAAGCTCTGTATCCGTCAGGGCTGGATAGAGAGGGGGGCAATTATATGTCTTCCCAACAGGGTGGTGGTTACAATCGGGGGGGATACGATGGGAGAGGTCGATGCAATCTCAGGATAG